The following coding sequences lie in one Candidatus Paceibacterota bacterium genomic window:
- the dnaE gene encoding DNA polymerase III subunit alpha has product MSSKFIHLHAHSHYSLLQALPKIPELVSKAKEYGMPALALTDSGNLYGAIEFYKECKEQGVKPILGVDFYLANRTRHDREARIDNKRTRLLLLAKNENGYKNLIKLVTASFLEGFYYKPRLDKELLEKHKDDLLMISPSFSGDIAVNLRNENEEAALELLKFYNKLFGDDFYIEITHHPEIEGHDKNMKKLVEFAKKNSVPIVAAHDSYYLDPADQKARNTLVFIQNEFSERTVVEDGRDFSFISPETAEKYFKDLPEALENCQVISSKCNLELPLGKWLFPDYKVAPGKTADDELRELVENGAKKRDVAYSGKVKERAEYELEIIKNKGYAPYFLVVADLIRFAHENKILTTIRGSVAGSMVTYLAGITNVDPIEYKLPFERFLNPERPSAPDIDMDFADNRRDEVIAYARGKYGKDKVAQIGTFGTMMARGAVRDVARALGFPYDVGDKIAKLIPLGAQGFPMTIDRAMEEVPELTKLYKTEENVRTIIDMAKKIEGLARHISVHAAGVVISPIPLTEIVPLQYDPKSTGENETSKIITQYDMHSVDENNAGLLKFDFLGIRNLAILADAVRLVKAIEGIEVDIENVTLDDKKTFELLAKGETVGLFQLNGAGMTRYLKELKPSTIHDINAMVALYRPGPMEVIPEYIRRKNSPRLISYPDPRMKKYLEESYGLIVYQDDLLFSAIELAGYSWLEADKFRKAVGKKIPKEMAAQKEKLIEGIIKNGQTKEFAEKLWKLFEPFQAYGFNKAHAASYGKVAYQTAYMKANFPCIYMAAVLTAESGDVEKIAEIINECKRMGIPVLPPDINESFEDFTVVKKGTDGAECDKIRFGLTCIKNFGAGIAATIIKERKENGKFKSLEDFLNRIVDRNLNKKSLEALIKAGAMDQFGDRGCLLANIEDILEYNKEKNRAPAGQDSLFGSFAETVALPALRLREAPPATPAEKLLWEKELLGLYVSGHPLDKHRERLEKKQTNITKVKAELKEGMLAVIEGIVEEAKQIRTKNGSPMYFLKIADYSGNMEVVVFPKVTEKYSSIIAPEKCLAVKGRLSGRNGETSMVAEAIKEI; this is encoded by the coding sequence ATGTCTTCTAAGTTCATCCACTTACATGCCCACTCTCACTACAGTCTGCTTCAGGCTCTGCCCAAAATTCCCGAACTCGTCTCCAAAGCTAAAGAGTACGGCATGCCGGCCCTAGCTTTAACCGACAGCGGTAATCTCTACGGTGCTATCGAATTTTATAAAGAATGCAAAGAACAGGGCGTTAAGCCCATTCTCGGCGTGGATTTTTATTTAGCCAATCGCACACGACACGATCGCGAAGCACGGATTGACAATAAACGTACCAGGCTGCTGCTACTGGCCAAAAACGAAAACGGTTATAAAAATCTGATTAAATTGGTCACCGCCTCTTTTCTGGAAGGTTTCTATTACAAGCCTCGGCTCGATAAGGAACTCTTAGAAAAGCACAAAGATGACTTACTGATGATTTCCCCATCATTCAGTGGAGACATTGCCGTTAACCTGCGAAATGAAAATGAAGAAGCGGCTTTGGAACTTCTGAAATTTTACAATAAACTTTTCGGCGACGACTTTTATATTGAAATCACACATCATCCGGAAATCGAGGGCCACGACAAGAACATGAAAAAGTTGGTGGAATTTGCCAAGAAAAATTCTGTGCCGATTGTAGCCGCCCACGATTCATATTATTTAGACCCAGCCGACCAGAAAGCTCGCAATACTTTAGTCTTTATTCAAAACGAGTTTAGCGAAAGAACGGTGGTAGAAGATGGTCGTGATTTTTCCTTCATCTCGCCAGAAACTGCTGAAAAATATTTCAAGGATCTGCCGGAAGCCCTAGAAAATTGCCAGGTTATCAGTAGTAAATGCAATCTGGAACTTCCTTTGGGTAAGTGGCTCTTCCCCGATTACAAAGTGGCTCCCGGCAAAACAGCCGATGACGAATTACGAGAATTAGTGGAGAATGGGGCCAAGAAACGCGACGTTGCTTACTCGGGTAAAGTGAAAGAACGAGCCGAATATGAACTTGAGATCATTAAGAATAAAGGTTATGCCCCCTACTTCCTGGTGGTGGCGGATCTAATCCGGTTCGCTCACGAAAACAAAATCCTGACTACTATTAGAGGTTCCGTCGCCGGCTCCATGGTCACTTACCTAGCTGGCATCACTAACGTTGATCCAATCGAATACAAACTGCCTTTTGAGCGTTTCCTTAATCCGGAAAGACCGTCGGCGCCCGATATCGATATGGATTTTGCCGACAATCGACGAGACGAAGTGATTGCTTACGCCCGCGGGAAATACGGCAAAGACAAGGTGGCCCAAATCGGAACGTTCGGAACGATGATGGCACGAGGAGCGGTTCGGGATGTGGCCAGAGCTTTGGGCTTCCCCTATGATGTTGGCGATAAAATTGCCAAGCTTATTCCACTTGGCGCGCAAGGATTTCCGATGACTATTGATCGAGCCATGGAAGAAGTGCCGGAGCTAACTAAATTGTACAAAACCGAAGAGAATGTTCGTACTATTATTGATATGGCCAAGAAGATTGAAGGCTTGGCGCGACATATTAGCGTCCATGCCGCCGGCGTGGTGATCTCCCCTATTCCTTTAACGGAAATTGTGCCACTTCAATATGACCCAAAAAGCACCGGCGAAAATGAGACCAGCAAGATCATTACTCAATATGACATGCACTCAGTGGACGAGAATAATGCCGGCCTTTTGAAGTTTGATTTTCTAGGGATTCGGAACTTGGCAATTCTCGCCGACGCCGTGAGACTGGTTAAAGCTATTGAAGGAATCGAAGTTGATATTGAAAACGTCACTCTGGACGATAAAAAAACTTTTGAACTTTTGGCTAAGGGAGAGACGGTTGGACTCTTTCAATTAAATGGAGCTGGCATGACTCGTTACTTAAAAGAGTTGAAACCTTCCACTATTCACGACATCAATGCCATGGTGGCTTTATATCGCCCTGGACCGATGGAAGTAATTCCCGAATATATTCGCCGCAAGAATAGTCCTCGCCTGATTTCCTATCCCGATCCACGCATGAAAAAATATCTGGAAGAATCTTATGGATTAATTGTTTATCAGGACGACCTTCTCTTTAGCGCCATCGAGCTCGCCGGCTACTCGTGGCTCGAGGCCGACAAATTTCGTAAAGCGGTAGGTAAAAAGATTCCGAAGGAAATGGCTGCCCAGAAAGAAAAGCTGATTGAAGGTATTATTAAGAATGGTCAGACAAAGGAATTCGCCGAGAAATTATGGAAGCTTTTTGAACCGTTTCAAGCTTATGGCTTTAACAAGGCTCATGCCGCAAGCTACGGCAAAGTGGCTTACCAGACTGCCTACATGAAGGCTAACTTCCCGTGTATTTATATGGCAGCGGTACTAACGGCTGAATCCGGCGACGTAGAGAAAATTGCGGAAATTATCAATGAATGCAAACGTATGGGCATTCCAGTGCTGCCGCCGGATATTAACGAAAGCTTTGAAGATTTCACGGTGGTTAAGAAAGGCACTGACGGGGCCGAGTGTGACAAAATTCGTTTCGGATTGACCTGTATTAAAAATTTTGGAGCCGGAATCGCTGCCACCATTATTAAAGAGAGAAAAGAAAACGGTAAGTTTAAATCATTGGAAGATTTTCTGAATCGAATCGTTGATCGCAATCTAAATAAGAAGTCGCTGGAAGCTTTGATCAAAGCCGGAGCGATGGATCAGTTTGGCGATCGCGGATGTTTGCTGGCAAACATTGAAGATATTTTAGAGTACAACAAAGAAAAGAATCGGGCACCGGCCGGCCAGGATTCCTTGTTCGGATCCTTTGCTGAAACGGTGGCTCTGCCGGCGCTTCGCTTGCGCGAAGCGCCTCCAGCCACGCCGGCCGAGAAGCTCCTCTGGGAAAAGGAGCTTCTCGGGCTATATGTAAGCGGGCATCCTTTAGACAAACATCGCGAGCGCTTGGAGAAGAAACAAACCAATATCACTAAGGTTAAGGCTGAACTAAAAGAAGGAATGCTGGCTGTCATTGAGGGAATCGTAGAAGAAGCTAAACAGATCCGCACTAAGAATGGTTCGCCAATGTATTTTTTGAAGATTGCGGATTATAGCGGCAACATGGAAGTGGTAGTCTTTCCAAAAGTAACTGAAAAATACAGCTCCATCATCGCTCCGGAAAAATGTTTAGCTGTTAAAGGGCGTCTCTCCGGCCGCAACGGTGAGACTAGTATGGTGGCAGAAGCAATTAAGGAAATTTAA